The DNA region TGAGGTCAACTGTGACTTCGGATGGGAGGATTTTGTAGGATATAAGGACTTTTGCCATTTTTTGTTTTCTCCTATGGACCTGTGAATCCGCATTTTGGGCAGCGGTATGATCTTCCGAATTTTCGGCATTTTGAGCAGCGCCATATGATTATTTCTCCGCAGTTTGGGCATGGGAATTTTGTTGCTTCTGTTGTTGGGGCTATGATTCTGTGGCATGATGTGCATGTGGGCATGGTGGTTGTTGTTTGTTCTGTCACGGTTGATTCCTCATGGAATGTTCGATATAATGCGTGGTTGTTTATATGTGCTGTGTTTTTGTGTGTGCGTGTGTTTGTCACGTTATTTGTATTATTCTCTCTTATTAGACCCCCTATACGGGGGGAGGGGTAGTCAGTTTTGAATAGACGTGCATTCTCGTCGAGTGAATAGATAGTATTCCGTATCCTACAACGATGAGCCCGTGAATTACGAAGGTCTCAGAAAACTGAAATATACAGTTTGTGGACGTTTCCTTAGTCTTCTTTTAGTAGTTTCGATAGGGCTAAAATGCACAACAGCGGAGTTGCTGCGATTGCGACTATGAAAGGGTTGTGCGGTGAAGCGTCGTATAGCATGCCTCC from Candidatus Bathyarchaeota archaeon includes:
- a CDS encoding DUF1610 domain-containing protein; the encoded protein is MPTCTSCHRIIAPTTEATKFPCPNCGEIIIWRCSKCRKFGRSYRCPKCGFTGP